Proteins found in one Zea mays cultivar B73 chromosome 1, Zm-B73-REFERENCE-NAM-5.0, whole genome shotgun sequence genomic segment:
- the LOC100191709 gene encoding Protein NRT1/ PTR FAMILY 5.6-like, with translation MEKKRLEFEVADDDHEAWVHDSSVDHRGRTPCRATTGSWKAAVFIILIEFSERLSYFGIATSLMIYLTKVLQEEMKVAAKNANYWVSVTTLMPLLGGFLADGYLGRFSTVVVSTAVYLLGLTVLATAQLAPRLGPARSPRLHEALFFAGIYLVSIGTGGHKPALESFGADQFDEAHPAERVQKMSFFNWWNCALCSGVLLGVTAIVYAQDRVGWGAATVAIAAVMAASLAVFLAGRRSYRYRVPGGSSPLTPLLQVLVAAFWKRRLPLPADAAELYEVRPRTQSSKKRLLCHTYQLRFLDRAAIVEPGADEGACGPWRLATVTQVEETKLVVAMVPIWVCTLPFGMEVAQVSTFFIKQASVMDRRLGPHFDLPPASVFALAAVAMIATVAAYDKVLVPYLRRATGGERGISILRRVGIGMALAVVGMGVAAAVERRRLLAASAAAGSGSGSSPSVLWLVPQFALMGVADGFAVVGLQEYFYEQVPDGMRSLGIGLYLSVIGAGSFLSSLVITAADRASSRGGRAGWFAKDLDRSRLDLFYWLLTCIGAVNLAFYALVATKCSYNKQTVRVGDDKFAAAGDDDVECAAA, from the exons ATGGAGAAGAAGAGGTTGGAGTTCGAGGTTGCCGATGACGACCACGAGGCGTGGGTGCACGACTCCTCCGTGGATCACCGCGGGAGGACTCCCTGCCGCGCCACCACCGGGTCGTGGAAGGCCGCAGTGTTCATCATCT TGATCGAGTTCAGCGAGAGGCTGAGCTACTTCGGCATAGCCACGAGCCTGATGATCTACCTCACCAAGGTGCTGCAAGAGGAGATGAAGGTGGCGGCCAAGAATGCCAACTACTGGGTGAGCGTCACCACGCTCATGCCCTTGCTCGGCGGCTTCCTCGCCGACGGCTACCTCGGCAGGTTCTCCACCGTCGTCGTCTCCACCGCCGTCTACCTGCTG GGTCTGACGGTGCTGGCGACGGCGCAGCTGGCGCCGCGGCTGGGGCCCGCCCGCTCGCCGCGCCTGCACGAGGCGCTCTTCTTCGCCGGCATCTACCTGGTGTCCATCGGCACGGGCGGCCACAAGCCGGCGCTGGAGAGCTTCGGCGCGGACCAGTTCGACGAGGCCCACCCGGCGGAGCGCGTGCAGAAGATGTCCTTCTTCAACTGGTGGAACTGCGCGCTCTGCTCGGGCGTCCTGCTCGGCGTCACCGCCATAGTCTACGCGCAGGACCGCGTCGGCTGGGGCGCCGccaccgtcgcgatcgccgccgtCATGGCCGCCTCGCTCGCCGTCTTCCTCGCTGGGCGCCGGTCCTATCGCTACAGGGTGCCCGGGGGCAGCAGCCCGCTCACGCCGCTGCTCCAGGTCCTCGTCGCCGCCTTCTGGAAGAGGCGGCTCCCGCTGCCGGCCGACGCCGCCGAGCTGTACGAGGTCAGGCCGCGGACGCAGAGTAGCAAAAAGAGGCTGCTTTGCCACACCTACCAGCTGAG GTTCCTCGACAGGGCGGCCATAGTGGAGCCCGGCGCCGACGAGGGCGCCTGCGGGCCGTGGCGGCTGGCGACGGTGACGCAGGTGGAGGAGACGAAGCTGGTGGTGGCGATGGTGCCCATCTGGGTGTGCACGCTGCCCTTTGGCATGGAGGTGGCGCAGGTGTCCACCTTCTTCATCAAGCAGGCCAGCGTGATGGACCGGCGCCTGGGCCCTCACTTCGACCTCCCGCCGGCATCCGTCTTCGCGCTTGCCGCGGTCGCCATGATCGCCACGGTGGCGGCCTACGACAAGGTGCTGGTGCCGTACCTGCGGCGCGCCACGGGAGGGGAGCGCGGGATCAGCATCCTTCGGCGCGTGGGCATCGGCATGGCGTTGGCGGTCGTCGGGATGGGCGTCGCGGCGGCGGTGGAGCGGCGGCGCCTGCTGGCGGCGTCGGCCGCCgcggggtcggggtcggggtcgTCGCCGTCGGTGCTGTGGCTGGTGCCGCAGTTCGCGCTGATGGGCGTGGCGGACGGGTTCGCGGTGGTGGGCCTGCAGGAGTACTTCTACGAGCAGGTCCCCGACGGCATGCGCAGCCTGGGCATCGGCCTCTACCTCAGCGTCATCGGCGCGGGAAGCTTCCTCAGCAGCCTGGTGATCACGGCGGCGGACCGCGCCAGCTCCCGCGGCGGGCGCGCCGGATGGTTCGCCAAGGACCTCGACCGCAGCAGGCTGGACCTCTTCTACTGGCTGCTGACGTGCATCGGTGCAGTCAACCTGGCATTCTACGCGCTCGTCGCCACCAAGTGCTCGTACAACAAGCAGACCGTCAGGGTCGGCGACGACAAATTCGCCGCCGCCGGTGACGACGACGTCGAGTGCGCCGCCGCGTAG